Proteins found in one Lysinibacillus fusiformis genomic segment:
- a CDS encoding ribonuclease J: MTKKKNELIRIIPLGGVGEIGKAMYVVEIDEELFVVDSGLMFPEDEMLGIDIVIPDITYLEENKERVKGIFLTHGHEDAIGSIAYVLQKIKAPVYGSKLTIALAKEHLKELPAPHQVKFFEVTNRSRMNFNSTYVTFFHTTHSIPDSLGVVFHTSEGAIVHTGEFKFDQSATGKFKPDLAKMAQLGEDGVFILLSESCEAERPGYTTSEIVIEEQLSKTFHSAPGRILVAVYASNFIRIQQVFAQAQKSFRKVVIVGKPLEKAVDLGVQLGYLTVEEDTIIPISEMQKYQDDEIIIIATGNRGEPLDALEKIVRKHHRDIKIKQGDTVLITFTPSPGMEVQMANAMNSMSKAGAEILTSSKNVHVSGHGSQEDLKLMLNLMQPKYFIPVQGEYRMLIAHSKLAQQLGMQKSQIFIADKGDIVEYKNNKMRMSGRVQAGNVLIDGIGVGDVGNIVLRDRKLLSQDGIFIVVVTLNRAQKKIASGPEILSRGFVYVRESEELMIEASDIAKNVIEKYVGKETFEWTNIKQEIRDTLNTYLFQKTKRRPMIIPIIMEY; encoded by the coding sequence TTGACAAAAAAGAAAAATGAATTAATCCGCATCATCCCTCTTGGGGGTGTTGGCGAAATTGGGAAAGCAATGTACGTAGTAGAAATTGATGAAGAGCTATTTGTGGTGGATAGCGGCTTAATGTTCCCAGAAGATGAAATGTTAGGTATAGATATCGTAATTCCTGACATTACGTACTTAGAAGAAAATAAAGAACGTGTGAAAGGTATTTTCTTAACACATGGTCATGAAGATGCGATCGGCTCTATTGCCTATGTTTTACAAAAAATTAAGGCACCTGTGTACGGATCGAAATTAACCATTGCATTAGCAAAGGAACATTTAAAAGAATTACCTGCACCACATCAGGTGAAATTTTTTGAAGTAACAAACCGTAGTCGTATGAATTTTAACTCAACGTATGTAACATTCTTCCACACAACACATAGTATTCCCGATTCGTTAGGGGTAGTGTTCCATACATCTGAAGGCGCGATTGTTCATACAGGAGAGTTTAAATTCGACCAGTCAGCGACAGGTAAATTTAAACCTGATTTAGCAAAAATGGCACAGCTAGGCGAAGACGGCGTCTTTATTCTATTATCTGAGTCTTGCGAAGCTGAGCGACCAGGATATACAACATCAGAGATTGTCATTGAAGAACAATTATCAAAAACATTCCACTCAGCACCAGGTCGTATTTTAGTAGCTGTTTATGCATCGAATTTTATTCGTATTCAACAAGTTTTTGCCCAAGCCCAGAAATCATTCCGTAAAGTTGTGATTGTGGGTAAACCATTGGAAAAAGCGGTTGATCTAGGCGTACAGCTTGGTTATTTAACAGTTGAAGAAGATACAATTATTCCAATTTCGGAAATGCAAAAATATCAAGATGATGAAATTATCATTATTGCAACAGGCAATAGAGGAGAACCGCTCGATGCTTTAGAAAAAATTGTCCGTAAGCACCATCGTGACATTAAAATTAAACAAGGTGATACAGTATTAATCACCTTTACACCTTCTCCAGGTATGGAAGTACAAATGGCGAATGCAATGAACTCGATGTCAAAAGCAGGCGCTGAAATTTTGACTTCTAGCAAAAATGTTCATGTTTCAGGACATGGTAGTCAAGAAGATTTAAAGCTGATGCTAAACTTAATGCAGCCAAAATATTTTATTCCTGTACAAGGTGAATACCGTATGCTAATTGCGCACTCCAAATTAGCACAACAGCTTGGTATGCAAAAATCCCAAATTTTTATCGCCGATAAAGGGGATATCGTAGAATATAAAAATAATAAAATGCGCATGAGTGGTCGTGTACAAGCTGGTAATGTCTTGATTGACGGTATTGGTGTAGGCGATGTAGGTAATATTGTACTTCGTGACCGAAAATTATTATCACAGGATGGCATTTTCATTGTGGTGGTAACATTAAATCGAGCACAAAAGAAAATTGCCTCAGGCCCAGAGATTTTATCACGAGGCTTTGTCTATGTACGAGAATCAGAGGAATTAATGATTGAGGCATCTGACATTGCGAAGAATGTGATTGAAAAGTATGTTGGGAAAGAAACCTTTGAATGGACGAATATTAAACAAGAAATTCGAGATACTCTCAATACGTATTTATTCCAAAAAACAAAACGTCGCCCAATGATTATTCCTATTATTATGGAATATTAA
- a CDS encoding DNA translocase FtsK: MAVSKRKKVTKSKSTAEKKEMHPLMYEILGLLLIALAVIMIFEYGMIGRILQTIAMFLLGNLHFAVPFMLIFIALLMMIGRKKIGIKDRLVLGMFLIVMSLTIFSHGILFEQLSKSGGLLSDSVLRESWRILINTDGILHRSNALGGGMLGALLFSGLHVLFEASGAKVVAWVIFFIGLILVTGKALMPYLAEKTPDLFGKWKKKHRDKKKNTPKKPNNRRSRVESGDEVAAVNQSIDMPEQEEEMPHEPIISAFTQNVSQEREVFDTPHMVENELEEATDDVQIQGTDAVENADYQLPSYSLLQLPPQHDQSGEYSVIQANAKKLEQTLQSFGVKAKVTQVHLGPAVTKYEILPDIGVKVSKIVNLQDDLALALAAKDIRMEAPIPGKSAIGIEVPNSEVAIVTLREVLESKDSAKPEALLQVAFGRDITGQAVLAELNKMPHLLVAGSTGSGKSVCINGIVVSILMRTKPHEVKLMMIDPKMVELNVYNGIPHLLAPVVTDARKASQALKKVVSEMERRYDLFSHTGTRNIEGYNAHVQKVNEQTEEKHPKLPYIVVIVDELADLMMVASSDVEDSITRLAQMARAAGIHLIIATQRPSVDVLTGVIKANIPSRIAFAVSSAIDSRTILDMGGAERLLGRGDMLFLPAGASKPKRVQGAFLSDQEVEAVVNFVIEQQKAQYQEEMIPTEEETILEETDDLYDEAVQLVVNMQTASVSMLQRRFRIGYSRAARIVDQMEQRGIVGPPEGSKPRQVLVHQYDN; this comes from the coding sequence ATGGCAGTTAGTAAGAGGAAAAAAGTTACTAAAAGTAAATCGACAGCGGAAAAAAAAGAAATGCATCCGCTGATGTACGAAATTTTAGGACTGCTTTTAATTGCATTAGCAGTCATTATGATTTTTGAATACGGCATGATCGGGCGTATTCTACAAACAATCGCCATGTTTCTTTTAGGTAATTTACATTTTGCTGTTCCATTTATGCTTATATTTATTGCATTGTTAATGATGATTGGCCGTAAAAAAATAGGAATAAAGGATCGATTAGTACTTGGTATGTTCCTCATCGTTATGAGCTTAACGATTTTTAGTCATGGCATATTATTTGAACAACTATCCAAATCAGGTGGCCTACTATCTGATTCTGTGCTACGTGAATCGTGGCGAATTTTGATTAATACAGATGGCATACTTCATCGTAGTAATGCGCTTGGTGGTGGGATGCTTGGTGCCCTATTATTTAGTGGGCTTCATGTGTTGTTTGAAGCCTCGGGGGCGAAAGTTGTTGCTTGGGTTATTTTCTTTATTGGATTAATTCTTGTCACGGGTAAAGCATTGATGCCTTATTTAGCAGAAAAAACGCCAGATCTATTTGGCAAATGGAAAAAAAAGCACCGTGATAAGAAAAAAAATACACCGAAAAAACCAAATAATCGTCGTTCGAGAGTAGAGAGTGGGGATGAGGTAGCAGCTGTTAATCAATCTATAGATATGCCTGAACAAGAAGAGGAAATGCCTCATGAGCCGATTATCTCTGCTTTTACACAGAACGTGTCACAGGAAAGAGAAGTGTTTGATACGCCTCACATGGTGGAAAATGAACTAGAAGAAGCAACGGATGATGTCCAGATTCAGGGTACAGATGCAGTAGAAAATGCAGACTATCAGCTTCCATCTTATAGTCTATTGCAATTACCACCACAACATGATCAAAGTGGTGAATATTCAGTGATTCAAGCGAATGCCAAAAAGCTTGAGCAAACATTACAAAGCTTTGGAGTAAAGGCAAAGGTGACACAAGTGCATTTAGGTCCGGCCGTCACGAAATATGAAATTTTACCAGATATCGGTGTGAAAGTAAGTAAAATTGTCAATTTGCAAGATGATCTTGCATTAGCATTGGCGGCTAAAGATATTCGGATGGAAGCCCCAATTCCTGGGAAATCCGCGATTGGTATTGAAGTACCTAACAGTGAGGTAGCCATTGTAACACTTCGTGAGGTATTAGAATCGAAGGATAGTGCGAAGCCTGAAGCATTATTACAAGTAGCATTTGGTCGTGACATAACAGGACAAGCTGTACTAGCGGAACTCAATAAAATGCCACATTTACTTGTAGCTGGTTCAACAGGTAGTGGGAAAAGTGTTTGTATAAATGGCATTGTTGTATCCATACTAATGCGTACAAAACCGCATGAAGTAAAGCTCATGATGATCGACCCAAAAATGGTAGAATTAAACGTTTATAATGGCATACCGCACTTATTAGCGCCTGTCGTAACGGATGCCCGCAAAGCTTCGCAAGCACTGAAAAAAGTGGTGTCTGAAATGGAACGTCGCTATGATTTGTTTTCTCATACAGGTACAAGAAATATTGAGGGCTATAATGCACATGTACAAAAGGTTAATGAGCAAACAGAAGAAAAGCATCCAAAGCTACCTTATATTGTAGTGATTGTAGATGAGTTAGCGGATTTGATGATGGTCGCATCAAGTGATGTAGAGGATTCGATTACACGATTAGCTCAAATGGCACGTGCAGCGGGAATCCATTTGATTATTGCAACGCAAAGACCAAGTGTAGATGTTTTAACAGGTGTCATTAAAGCTAATATTCCATCGCGAATTGCTTTTGCAGTTTCTTCAGCTATTGATTCGAGAACGATTTTAGATATGGGCGGAGCAGAACGATTACTTGGTCGCGGAGATATGTTATTTTTACCAGCAGGTGCATCGAAACCAAAACGGGTACAAGGAGCCTTTTTATCGGATCAAGAGGTTGAGGCTGTTGTGAATTTTGTTATAGAACAGCAAAAAGCTCAGTATCAGGAGGAGATGATACCGACTGAAGAAGAAACCATATTAGAAGAAACCGATGATTTATATGATGAAGCGGTTCAATTAGTTGTCAATATGCAAACAGCATCTGTCTCTATGCTTCAACGTCGCTTCCGTATTGGGTATTCAAGAGCTGCACGTATTGTTGATCAGATGGAGCAACGCGGTATTGTCGGGCCACCAGAGGGTAGTAAACCTCGTCAAGTACTTGTTCACCAATACGATAACTAA
- a CDS encoding GntR family transcriptional regulator, whose product MTIKADHRHLYLQVIDRLKSDIEAGIFKENEKLPSEFELSKSLGVSRATLREALRLLEEENVIVRRHGVGTFVNPKPLFTSGIEHLSSISSMIETAGMEPGSRFLKATEHVPSEEDLKRFQSDGEDKILTIERVRTADGEPVVYCIDRLPASFLPTDFVEKKEVSLFSALEQSGKIHVAYAVTYIDPVGYHEQASPILNCGRETALLVLKQLHYDDHDQVVLYSKNYFRADKFSFHVVRKRV is encoded by the coding sequence GTGACTATTAAAGCAGATCATCGTCATCTCTATCTTCAAGTAATCGATCGTTTAAAATCTGACATTGAGGCTGGCATTTTTAAAGAAAATGAAAAGCTGCCTTCAGAATTTGAATTATCGAAATCACTAGGAGTCAGTCGAGCAACACTTAGAGAAGCACTTCGACTGTTGGAAGAGGAAAATGTGATTGTGCGCCGACATGGGGTAGGGACTTTTGTCAACCCTAAGCCGTTGTTTACATCAGGCATCGAGCATTTATCAAGCATTTCTTCAATGATTGAGACAGCAGGTATGGAGCCGGGTTCGCGTTTTTTAAAAGCAACTGAGCACGTACCTTCTGAGGAAGATTTAAAACGCTTCCAAAGTGATGGCGAAGATAAAATACTCACGATTGAACGTGTCAGAACAGCAGATGGTGAGCCAGTAGTATACTGCATAGACAGGCTACCCGCAAGCTTCCTGCCTACTGACTTTGTCGAAAAAAAAGAAGTTTCACTGTTCTCTGCACTTGAACAATCTGGCAAAATTCATGTAGCTTATGCCGTAACTTATATTGATCCAGTTGGGTATCATGAACAAGCCTCACCGATTTTAAATTGTGGACGTGAGACAGCTCTTTTAGTGTTAAAGCAATTGCATTACGACGATCATGATCAAGTAGTGCTCTATTCAAAAAATTATTTCCGAGCTGATAAATTCAGCTTCCATGTAGTTCGTAAACGGGTGTAG
- a CDS encoding BMP family lipoprotein: MKKRKFGLVLTSVLAASAILGACGTKDDEKPAKENDNASGGESTEEAFSVAMVTDVGGVDDKSFNQSAWEGVQAYGKEHGLSKGDGGFDYLQSASDADYETNLNNLVRRDFNLVFGIGFMMADAIDAIASENPDNHFALIDAEVEADNVVNVLFKEQEGAFLAGVAAAKTSKTGKIGFVGGVDIPVINRFHAGFVEGAKAVNPDIDIQVKYTGAFDKADLGKITANSMYSSGVDVIFHAAGATGNGVFSEAKERKAKDPNADVWVIGVDADQYEEGKIDDKTNVTLTSMLKGVNTAVVDISNRAKNGDFPGGETLVYGLAEDGVKLADSRGAIPEDVQKVIDEYKEKIAKGEIKVPEKVEK; encoded by the coding sequence ATGAAAAAACGTAAATTTGGTTTAGTATTAACATCAGTATTAGCGGCAAGTGCTATTTTAGGTGCTTGTGGTACGAAAGACGACGAAAAGCCAGCGAAAGAAAATGACAATGCTTCAGGTGGCGAAAGCACAGAAGAAGCTTTCTCAGTAGCAATGGTTACTGACGTAGGTGGCGTTGATGACAAATCATTCAACCAATCTGCATGGGAAGGTGTACAAGCTTACGGTAAAGAGCACGGTTTATCAAAAGGTGATGGTGGTTTTGACTACCTACAATCAGCTTCAGATGCTGACTATGAAACAAACTTAAACAACTTAGTTCGTCGTGACTTTAACTTAGTATTTGGTATCGGGTTCATGATGGCTGATGCAATTGATGCAATTGCTTCTGAAAATCCAGATAACCACTTTGCATTAATCGATGCTGAAGTAGAAGCAGACAACGTAGTAAATGTACTGTTCAAAGAGCAAGAAGGTGCTTTCTTAGCAGGTGTTGCTGCAGCAAAAACATCTAAAACAGGTAAAATCGGCTTCGTAGGTGGCGTTGATATTCCAGTTATTAACCGTTTCCACGCTGGTTTCGTTGAAGGGGCTAAAGCAGTAAACCCAGATATCGATATTCAAGTAAAATATACTGGTGCGTTTGATAAAGCAGATCTTGGTAAAATTACAGCGAACAGTATGTATTCTTCAGGTGTAGATGTAATCTTCCACGCTGCTGGTGCAACAGGTAACGGTGTATTCTCTGAAGCAAAAGAGCGTAAAGCGAAAGATCCAAATGCAGATGTATGGGTTATCGGTGTAGATGCTGACCAATACGAAGAAGGTAAAATTGACGATAAAACAAATGTTACATTAACTTCTATGTTAAAAGGTGTTAATACAGCAGTAGTAGATATTTCAAATAGAGCAAAAAATGGTGATTTCCCAGGTGGAGAAACACTTGTTTACGGTTTAGCTGAAGATGGTGTTAAACTTGCGGATTCTCGCGGTGCGATTCCAGAAGATGTACAAAAAGTAATCGACGAATATAAAGAGAAAATTGCTAAGGGTGAAATCAAAGTTCCTGAAAAAGTGGAAAAATAA
- a CDS encoding ABC transporter ATP-binding protein, with the protein MDYVIEMLGIRKEFGNFVANNNITLQLKQGEIHALLGENGAGKSTLMNVLFGLYQPEGGEIRVRGKAVKITNPNIANDLGIGMVHQHFMLVENFTVTENIILGTEPTKMGIVNIKDAAKKVQALSEKYGLDVDPNAKIEDITVGMQQRVEILKTLYRGAEILIFDEPTASLTPQEITELIQIMRRLIAEGKSIILITHKLKEIMEVSDRVTIIRKGEGIGTVVTAATNPEQLAEMMVGRQVEFKTEKTDAKPTDEVLAVENLVVTDYRNIDKVKGLNLNVRKGEIVGIAGIDGNGQSELIEAITGLRKIKSGKVKLNGKDITNMKPRKITEEGVGHIPQDRHKHGLVLDFPIGHNIVLQTYYQSPIAKGFVMDYKKVSEKARQIISEYDVRTGNGEMTPARALSGGNQQKAIIGREIDRNPDLLIAALPTRGLDVGAIEFIHSRLIEQRDKGKAVLLISFELDEVMNVSDRIAVIYDGQIVDELNPKETTEQELGLLMAGQSKKNNKRDAKEGNE; encoded by the coding sequence TTGGATTATGTGATTGAAATGCTAGGAATCCGTAAAGAATTCGGTAATTTCGTGGCGAATAATAATATCACCCTCCAACTGAAACAAGGCGAGATTCATGCATTGCTAGGTGAAAATGGTGCAGGTAAATCGACTTTGATGAACGTACTTTTTGGTTTGTATCAACCAGAGGGTGGCGAAATTCGTGTACGTGGGAAGGCTGTAAAAATTACAAACCCGAATATTGCCAATGATTTAGGGATTGGCATGGTGCATCAACATTTTATGTTGGTAGAGAACTTTACGGTAACAGAAAATATCATTTTAGGCACTGAGCCTACTAAAATGGGAATTGTTAATATAAAAGATGCAGCTAAGAAAGTACAAGCACTTTCTGAAAAGTATGGATTAGATGTTGATCCAAATGCCAAAATCGAGGACATCACGGTTGGTATGCAACAACGTGTTGAGATTTTAAAAACATTGTATCGTGGTGCTGAAATTTTAATTTTTGATGAACCAACTGCATCATTAACACCACAAGAAATTACTGAATTAATTCAAATAATGCGTCGGCTTATTGCAGAAGGTAAATCCATTATTTTAATTACGCATAAGCTAAAAGAAATTATGGAAGTTTCAGATCGTGTAACGATTATCCGCAAGGGAGAAGGGATTGGCACTGTTGTAACCGCTGCCACAAATCCTGAACAGCTTGCTGAAATGATGGTTGGCCGTCAAGTTGAATTTAAAACGGAAAAAACGGATGCGAAACCAACTGACGAAGTGCTAGCGGTTGAGAACTTGGTTGTTACGGATTATCGAAACATTGATAAAGTAAAAGGTCTTAATTTAAATGTTCGTAAAGGTGAAATCGTAGGTATTGCTGGGATTGATGGTAATGGTCAATCTGAGCTAATTGAGGCCATTACAGGTCTACGTAAAATCAAAAGTGGTAAAGTCAAACTGAATGGTAAAGATATTACAAACATGAAGCCTCGTAAAATTACTGAGGAAGGTGTGGGGCATATCCCACAAGACCGTCATAAGCATGGTTTAGTTTTAGATTTCCCGATTGGTCATAATATTGTTTTGCAAACATATTACCAATCTCCAATCGCGAAGGGCTTTGTCATGGACTATAAAAAAGTGTCAGAGAAAGCTCGCCAAATTATTAGTGAGTACGATGTGCGTACAGGTAATGGGGAAATGACGCCAGCTCGTGCATTATCTGGTGGTAACCAACAAAAAGCTATTATTGGTCGTGAAATTGATCGTAACCCTGATCTATTAATTGCTGCTCTACCAACACGAGGACTTGATGTAGGAGCTATTGAATTCATTCACTCGCGCCTAATTGAGCAACGTGATAAAGGGAAAGCCGTTTTGTTAATCTCATTTGAATTAGATGAGGTTATGAATGTTTCGGATCGAATTGCGGTTATTTATGATGGACAAATTGTCGATGAGTTAAATCCAAAAGAAACGACAGAACAAGAGCTAGGCTTACTAATGGCAGGGCAAAGTAAAAAAAATAACAAGCGTGATGCGAAGGAGGGGAACGAATAA
- a CDS encoding ABC transporter permease produces MSNRVINLLVPIISIIIGLIVGAIVMVVSGYDPVQGYIALWTGIFGDSYSIGNTIRQITPYILAGLAVAFAFRTGLFNIGVEGQLILGWLAAAWVGYAFELPKVIHLPLALLAAAAAGAFWAFIAGFLKAKFKVHEVIATIMLNYTALYIANAVIKKLSDGSFKTERIHESASLRSPFLRELTDNSSLHYGIIVALLMVVVMWFILEKTTRGYELKAVGFNKNAADYAGMSVNKNIILAMTISGMFAGLGGAMEALGTFQNASIKPGFTGIGFDGIAVALLGANTPLGVVFGASLFGSLKYGALNMPNAAGIPEEIVSIIIALIIFFVASGYIIRVGLQKLSKKKEGQ; encoded by the coding sequence ATGTCAAATCGTGTCATTAACTTACTCGTTCCTATCATCTCTATCATTATCGGTTTAATTGTAGGAGCTATCGTCATGGTAGTCAGCGGCTATGACCCAGTACAAGGTTATATCGCTCTTTGGACAGGTATTTTTGGAGATTCATATTCAATTGGGAACACAATTCGTCAAATTACACCATATATTTTGGCAGGTCTTGCAGTAGCATTTGCATTCCGTACGGGTCTGTTCAATATCGGTGTTGAAGGTCAGCTGATTTTAGGTTGGCTAGCAGCAGCTTGGGTAGGATATGCTTTTGAATTACCTAAAGTCATTCACTTACCATTGGCATTGCTTGCTGCAGCAGCTGCAGGTGCATTTTGGGCCTTTATTGCAGGTTTCTTAAAAGCGAAATTTAAAGTTCATGAAGTTATTGCGACAATTATGCTAAACTACACTGCGCTTTATATCGCAAACGCAGTGATAAAAAAATTGTCCGATGGCAGCTTTAAAACAGAACGTATCCATGAATCTGCTTCATTACGTTCTCCGTTTTTAAGAGAGCTTACAGACAATTCAAGTCTTCACTATGGGATCATTGTTGCACTTTTAATGGTAGTTGTAATGTGGTTCATTTTAGAAAAAACAACACGTGGCTACGAGCTAAAAGCAGTAGGTTTTAACAAAAATGCTGCTGATTATGCGGGTATGAGTGTTAATAAAAATATTATTTTAGCTATGACGATTTCAGGTATGTTTGCAGGTCTAGGTGGGGCGATGGAAGCTTTAGGTACGTTCCAAAACGCATCCATTAAACCTGGTTTCACAGGAATTGGTTTTGATGGTATTGCCGTTGCGCTACTTGGTGCCAATACACCACTTGGGGTAGTGTTTGGGGCATCACTGTTCGGTTCTTTAAAATATGGTGCATTAAATATGCCAAATGCTGCAGGTATTCCAGAAGAAATCGTATCGATTATCATTGCATTGATTATCTTCTTCGTCGCATCAGGCTATATTATTCGAGTGGGCTTACAGAAGCTGAGCAAGAAAAAGGAGGGACAATAA
- a CDS encoding ABC transporter permease: MSFLEMLYFIIPSAILYATPLIFTAIGGVFSERSGVVNIGLEGLMIVGAFVGIFVNLEFASSLGAATVWVAMLAAVVIGAIFSLFHAVASISFRADQTVSGVAINLLGLAATVFLVKMIYDKGQTDMIDQPIRRFGIPYLEDIPFFGRLLFHDVYSTSILAFAVAFGAWFIIYKTPFGLRLRAVGEHPMAADTMGINVNKMRYIAVMISGALGGLGGAVYAQTITHDFSHATIAGQGFMAIAAMIFGKWHPIGALGAALFFGLAQTLSIAGNQIPLIENVPAVYLQILPYVLTILALAGFIGKANAPKASGQPYIKGKR; this comes from the coding sequence ATGAGCTTTTTAGAAATGTTATATTTCATCATCCCTTCAGCGATTCTTTATGCAACACCGTTGATTTTTACGGCCATCGGTGGGGTGTTCTCTGAACGCTCTGGTGTTGTCAACATCGGGCTAGAAGGCTTAATGATTGTTGGTGCTTTTGTTGGTATTTTTGTCAATTTAGAATTCGCTTCATCATTAGGTGCAGCAACAGTCTGGGTAGCTATGTTAGCAGCTGTTGTGATTGGTGCAATTTTCTCACTTTTCCATGCGGTTGCTTCTATTTCATTCCGTGCCGATCAAACGGTATCAGGGGTAGCGATCAACCTACTGGGCTTGGCTGCTACAGTATTCTTAGTAAAAATGATTTATGATAAAGGTCAAACAGATATGATTGACCAACCGATTCGTCGCTTTGGTATCCCTTACTTAGAGGATATTCCATTCTTCGGTCGTTTACTGTTCCATGATGTTTACAGCACATCTATTTTAGCGTTTGCAGTAGCATTTGGAGCATGGTTTATTATCTATAAAACGCCATTCGGTTTGCGTTTACGTGCTGTAGGTGAACACCCAATGGCAGCAGATACAATGGGTATTAATGTAAATAAAATGCGCTATATTGCAGTGATGATTTCTGGGGCATTGGGTGGTCTTGGTGGTGCAGTTTATGCGCAAACAATTACACACGATTTCTCACACGCAACAATTGCAGGTCAAGGTTTCATGGCCATTGCTGCAATGATTTTCGGGAAGTGGCATCCAATTGGAGCGCTAGGTGCAGCCTTATTCTTTGGTTTAGCGCAAACATTAAGTATTGCAGGGAATCAAATTCCGCTAATCGAGAATGTACCAGCAGTTTATCTGCAAATTTTACCATATGTCTTGACAATCCTTGCTTTAGCAGGCTTTATTGGTAAAGCAAATGCACCAAAAGCGAGTGGACAACCTTATATTAAAGGTAAACGCTAA
- the yfmF gene encoding EF-P 5-aminopentanol modification-associated protein YfmF — MFKTIPFAKGVNLHIRQTTQFKTVNFSIKWRRALTAKSASERTVLTNVLQHSNAKYKTTAAFRSFLDDLYGTVLYFDTSKRGNEHTVLMNVETVNDHYLANTSVLNEVLGLLHTAIFEPNLENGVFKESIVEREKKTVIQRIESIFDDKSRFAQFRLQQILRPNEPASISANGSVEEIQKITPASLFEAYESMLANDKIDIYVAGDINEEEIVAKLKKALPFNDRTPEEVPAILPQQHPDNDYVREQHEMKQGKLHIGFSTPVRFGDADFAKMQIFNGVFGGYPHAKLFMNVREKESLAYYASSSYASHYGLVFVVSGIEAKNEEKALSLIKEQLAVMQTGNITDLELEQTKAMLTNQLKESLDSARGQIEIFDQYKDLPEEFSVEAWANKWKAVTKEDVVAMAKQVQLEAVYFLCGKEQAAQ; from the coding sequence ATGTTTAAAACAATACCTTTTGCAAAAGGTGTCAATTTGCATATCCGACAAACGACCCAATTTAAAACCGTAAATTTTTCAATTAAATGGAGAAGAGCATTAACGGCTAAAAGTGCATCAGAACGTACAGTATTAACAAATGTACTGCAGCACAGTAATGCTAAATATAAGACGACTGCTGCTTTTCGAAGCTTTTTAGATGACTTGTATGGTACAGTTTTGTATTTTGATACATCGAAGCGAGGAAATGAACATACGGTACTAATGAATGTAGAGACTGTGAATGATCATTATCTAGCGAATACGAGTGTCTTAAACGAGGTTCTTGGTTTATTGCATACAGCCATTTTTGAACCTAATTTAGAAAATGGTGTCTTTAAGGAATCCATTGTAGAACGTGAGAAAAAAACTGTCATTCAACGTATTGAATCTATTTTTGATGATAAATCTCGTTTTGCTCAATTCCGTCTCCAACAAATCCTGAGACCAAATGAACCTGCATCGATTTCAGCCAATGGTAGTGTCGAAGAAATTCAAAAGATTACACCTGCCTCTTTATTTGAGGCTTATGAATCTATGCTAGCTAACGACAAAATCGATATTTATGTTGCTGGAGACATTAATGAAGAAGAAATTGTAGCGAAATTAAAAAAAGCGCTACCATTTAATGATCGTACACCTGAAGAAGTTCCAGCAATACTCCCACAACAACATCCTGACAATGACTATGTAAGAGAACAGCATGAAATGAAACAAGGTAAACTTCATATAGGCTTTAGCACACCTGTCAGATTTGGTGATGCGGATTTTGCTAAAATGCAGATTTTTAATGGCGTCTTTGGTGGATACCCTCATGCCAAATTGTTTATGAATGTTCGGGAAAAAGAGAGCCTTGCTTATTATGCTTCTAGTTCCTATGCATCGCATTATGGTCTCGTGTTCGTTGTATCTGGTATTGAAGCTAAAAATGAAGAAAAAGCACTGTCATTAATAAAAGAACAACTTGCCGTCATGCAGACTGGAAATATTACAGATTTAGAACTTGAGCAAACAAAGGCTATGCTGACGAATCAGCTAAAAGAATCCTTAGATTCTGCACGAGGACAAATCGAAATTTTTGACCAATATAAAGATTTACCTGAGGAATTCTCGGTTGAAGCCTGGGCAAATAAGTGGAAAGCTGTAACAAAGGAAGATGTTGTTGCAATGGCAAAGCAAGTGCAGCTTGAAGCGGTCTATTTCTTATGTGGAAAGGAGCAAGCCGCACAATGA